In the genome of Candidatus Neomarinimicrobiota bacterium, the window ATAAGATTCATCGGCAAGCCGCCTTGAAATACACCTTTTGCCACGCTCGCCATTAAAGTTGACTGAGGCGCGATAAGAGGGTTGGGGTGAGCCGCAGTGGCAATACCAATACCATACGCATCAAGCAACAGATTAAGAACGGGAGCCATAACAAATGCTGCTGCAATTACTCCGACTCCTTCCATCACCTGCTGTTTCCACGGCGTCGCTCCCAACAGCTGACCTGCTTTCAAATCCTGAAGCACATCACCACCGATTGCCGCTGCGCAGGCTACTACAGAACCGATTAAGATTGCGGCCGCGGGACCGACTGCGCTGTCAGTACCCATAAGAACAGCTAACAGTGCGGCGCTTGTTAGAATCGTGGCGATGGTAACCCCTGAAATCGGGTTATTCGAACTACCGACAAGTCCTGCCATATATGCCGCAACAGCCGAGAAGAGAAAACCTGCGATTATCATAAGTACAGCCATAATTCCTGATATAAATAGATTTCCTACCAATACGAAGTAAAGTATAAATAGAGGTACTACGGAAACCAAAATAGCGATCATAACCCATTTCATCGGTATATCCCTCTCAAGGCGGGAAATAGCAGAATCAGTTCCATTTTTGTCACCGTGAAAGGCTTGCATTCCACTGCGAATGCCCTGAGATAATGGTTTTCTCAGGTTGATCAATGCCCAAAGTCCGCCCACAACCATTGAGCCGACTCCGAGAAAACGAATTTTAGTACTCCATATTGTCCCTGCCGCGTCAACAGCCTCGCCAACCGGAATACCGTTAACCCAAACGTATATCGGGATAGCGATTAACCATGACATAACACCCCCGGCAAATACCAGAGTAGCGATGTTGAGACCAATGATGTAACCTACAGAAATTAATGCCGGTGAAAGATTTACACCGAAGTAAGCTATGGTACCCATAACATATCGAGCGGACTCCCAGGTAGCGCTCCAAAGGTGAAGCCCTGTTTCGGAAAATTTTATTGCCGCACCGGCAAGACTTGACCAAACTAAATACTTGATTCTGGAACCGCCTCTATCACCCGTTTTTAATATTTCAGCGGTGGCGATACCTTCAGGGTAAAGTAATTTAGCTTCTACTATCAGTGCCCGGCGAAGCGGAATAGTGAATAGCACGCCAATCATACCTCCGAGTCCTGCAATCAGAGTCGTCTGCCAATAATTAAATTCTGTCCAATAATTCAGCATTACCAGAGCCGGTATTGTAAATATTACTCCGGCTGCCACAGATTCGCCTGACGAAGCGGCAGTTTGCACAATATTGTTTTCAAGAATGTTTGAATTTTTAAAGAATCGAAGAACAGCCATTGATATTACCGCAGCAGGTATAGAAGCTGAAACTGTAAGCCCGGCAAACAAACCCAGATAAGCATTTGCTCCGGATAAGATTACAGCAAGAAGAATTCCGAGAATAACAGCTCTTACGGTTATTTCGGGGAGATTCGTACCTGCTGAAATGTAAGGAATAATCTTAACGCTGTTTGAATCAGTGTGTGAGGACATTCAATTCTCCGTATTAATAGTTAATATGCAGTCAGAAAACGCAGGAAAATATGTAGGGATATTTAAAGCGTAAACTGTGACAATTAGTAATAATAGCATAAATATTGGTGTAATTATAAACCTTTACCGATAATTTGTCAAGTGCAAAGGGTGTTTTAAATATTCCTGCATTCAGAATTCTAAATAAAATCAACAAATCGTTGTCTCAATGTGGCAACAAGCTACCGATAATATAATAATATAAAAAATGACACTGCTTGGGTGTTAATAGCGTAAGAGATTATTATTACAGCAGATACAGACAAATTCTTCGGTTCATTGGTATTTATGGCACATAATTTGCTCTTTACATTATAACGCTAATGCAGGAAATGGAAAGAAAATATTAAACTTTTCCTTTTCAAGTGCGTTAAATAAAGTAGAAGGAATATACAAATGGTAACAGCACTAAGACATAGAGATGAGAATTGGGAACTTGCGAGACAGCTGCATGAGACTGAAGCAGAGGTCTTAGAGTATCTTATCTGCGACGTTTGCGGGACTTACTGGAGTCCCGAGGCTGATGATTATCCTTGGTTGATGAATGATGATTACATTAGCTGCAGTTGCGGAAATCTGCTAAGCAAGAAGGGCGATTTAATCTAAAGTTGCAAAAACCGGGTTAAACCAGCTCAATTTTCTATCTGGCTGACACTGCTCAGTCGGCCTCGAAGTTCAAATAATCTGTTCTTACTAACATATGATCAACCCTTGCTAATTTTTTCTTTGAGTTTCGATATCTTTTTATTAACCTTTTTAACGTCTTTGTAGGAAGGATAATTCTTAACTATCTTCTGAAGCGTAATAACCGCTGCTGAAAGATTCTTCTGTTTTTTCTGCTGCAATTCAGCGGCTTTTAATAATAATTTAATTGCTCTGTCATCGCGAGGGTATTTCTCACTTACAGCCAAATAATCTCTTATAGCCGAACTTATGTCTTTCAACTTTTTTTCCGCTACATTTCCGGCCGCTTCCAATGCTTCGGCGCCTCTTGGATTAGTGGGATACTTATTGACTACAAGGTGGTAATAGGTTCGGGCTTTACTCGGATCCTTAATTTTATCTCTTAATATTTTAGCGGCATAAAAGATAACTTCAACTACATTTTCATCATCCGGATATTCATCAATAAAACGTTGGATTGTCCTAACAGATTCCGAATGCCTTTTGTTTTTTTCTGATTGTGTTTTCGCTGCGCTAAAAAGAGACATCGGGGCTATAGAATGGGTCGGATATTTGTCCACCACAGCTAGAAAATTTGTTACCGCTTTATGATGTTTTCCAAGCTTCTCGGTCTGAATAGTAGCTTGAAGATAAAGCGCGTCAGGGACTAATGGACTGTTAGGATAGCTAATGGCTACTTTTAAAGCCATAGTGGCAGATTCTTTTTTGTTATTTAATCGGACATGAAGATTTGCCGCCCAGAGGGCAACTTGAGCTTGTCTTTCGTCATGCGGTAAAATACTGTTAAAATATCTTACTTCATTCAGTGTCCATAAGTCCAATTTAGAAAGTTCAAGGTTGTATAACACCTGAATATAATCAAAGTATTTTGCCTGATATGATTTTTCCTGCAACGGGAGCGCGGCAATCCTGGTTAATTGATCTCGCTTTTGCTTGATCTTCTTATTGACTTTACCGGAAATTAAAGATACAAGACTCGATCTGGCGTTATCACCTTTAGCGGAAGAGGGATAGAGGTAAATAAATTTTATATATGATGCAATGCTCTCGTACTGCATCTTCTTACCCTGGTATAGATTGGCAAGCAATAATTGGATATCTTCCGTATGTCGTCCTGACCAGTATAATTTTGTGAAGTTATTCAGCTCGTAAATGATATCATCAAATAATTCCTTATCTTTCATTTTCGCAAACGATGTTAAAAAAGTATAGTAGTTATCAGCTGTAGGATTATCACTCGTTCGGGATGAAGCTGCTTCAGCAATATAGGAGGATTTCAATTCTTCACTCTTTTTTTCAAATTCTGTTGTCAGTTCAGCGCTGACTGCTGCCCGGAGAGAGTCCTGCGATATTTTAAACTGATCTGTTAAAGATTTTTGCAAGGAATCCAATTTCATTTTATTGGAAACATTAAGAGAATCTTCACGTTGGACATATATAGAGGTCAATTCGTTCCTGAGAGAATCAAGCATTGCTGATACTTTATTGTCCGAAATGCTAATTGAAACTGCCTCGGTTTGGAGTGAGTCTTCGGATTGACCAGATAAAATTGAAGGTATTAATACACTCATAAAAAGAATTGTGAAAAATATATCTTTTAACATTTTGTTCCCTTTTGATATACGGTGCATTTCCATAGGAAATAAATAACAGTTTCCAATTGCATTGAAATCAACAGCCGTATATGTTAAAAGATATATATATAAATATCAATGATTTAGAAGAGCTGTAAATTATTTTACAATCAAATTCCTTATGAATTTTATTATCCTAAATATTACTGCGCTGGTTTTACTGATACCATCTCCTCTCTGGAGTCAATCCGGGTTTAATTTTGATGGATGGCAAATTTTCAGATTGGGAGGGAATCGCCTTTGTGCATAATGATGTTGTAGGCGATGTCGCAGAAGGAAGTATTGATTTTGGCGGAATAAAGATAACCAATGATTTGAAATATATATATCTCTATATTGAACTTAATCAGGACGTAAACTTACAATCATCTCTAAATACCGATCTATATATAGACACTGACTTTGACGAATCAACCGGCTTGAGTATTGGCGGTATCGGCGCAGAGTTGAAATGGAATTTCGCAGCGAAGACCGGGATGTTTTATACCGATAGCGATAGTGTTTCTGTAACTCAATCGAATGTTGACCTATTTACGTTTCCGACGGTGAGCTCTGATACTTTCGAAATTGCATTTGGTTTGGATGTTAAACCGGATAATGTGAATGAACTTTTTCCAACATCGCAAATACGATTTATTCTTGCGGATATTGATAGCGGAGATGTTGCTCCGGATTTTGAAGGGGGTATCGGTTATCAGATGGAGCAGGTTATTGATGAAATGACAGCTCCTTTAGGGATACAAAAAACGGATTCAACTCATCTTAGGTTTCTCACATGGAATGTAAGGAGGGATGATCTGTTTAATCCTGATTTGTACGGTGAATATAATCGTGTCCTGAACGCAATAAAACCGGATATAATCTCATTTCAGGAGATATACGATCATAATTCTGATGAAATACATGATCTGATGGAAACCATTTTGCCCTCCAATGCGGGAGAAAGTTGGTTTACACAAATTGACCAAAATGATATCGCGTTGGCGAGCAGGTACGAAATCACCGGTAGCTGGTTGCCTAACAGTGGCAACAGAGCGTTCCTTGTAAATTTGTCTCCAACGTATGTGAAAGACATTCTTATTATCGGAGCTCACCCTCCTTGCTGCGCGAATGATGCGGAAAGGCAAAATGAAATGGACGGAATCATGGCGTTTCTAAGGGACGCTCGGCTGCGGAATGGAGAGGTTCAATTAGAAGAAAACACTCCGGTAATATTAGCGGGAGATCTAAATTTAGTAGGGGATAAGAGGCAACTTGAAACGCTGCTGACGGGAAATATATTAGACAACTCTACTTGGGGAACAGATTTTAATCCTGATTGGGACAACAGCGCGCTCGCAGACGCTATTCCTGTCCATACGAATCTTACTCATACTTTTACCTGGCAAAATGAAAATAGCCCGTTCAGCCCCGGTAGATTGGATTATATTATCTACACTGATAGTGTCCTCAAGATGGAAAAAACCTTTGTTCTCCGGACGGAAGAGATGAAATCTGATACCCTCAGTTTATATGGACTAATGTTGGATGACACTCGTTTTGCGTCCGACCATCTGCCTGTAGTGGCTGACTTCAGTCTTGAACTTGCAAGTGTAACAGAAGTTATAGATTCTCCACTGAATAGACCCGGGAGTTTCATATTAAATCAGAATTATCCGAACCCGTTTAATCCATTCACTACGATGGAATTTGAATTACAACAAAGTGGTTTTACGAATTTAGCTGTTTATAATATCCAAGGTCAAAAAGTTGCGACTCTAATTCAGGGGTATATTAATAAAGGTATTCACTCCGTTACCTGGAATGCCGCAGGCT includes:
- a CDS encoding tetratricopeptide repeat protein, whose product is MLKDIFFTILFMSVLIPSILSGQSEDSLQTEAVSISISDNKVSAMLDSLRNELTSIYVQREDSLNVSNKMKLDSLQKSLTDQFKISQDSLRAAVSAELTTEFEKKSEELKSSYIAEAASSRTSDNPTADNYYTFLTSFAKMKDKELFDDIIYELNNFTKLYWSGRHTEDIQLLLANLYQGKKMQYESIASYIKFIYLYPSSAKGDNARSSLVSLISGKVNKKIKQKRDQLTRIAALPLQEKSYQAKYFDYIQVLYNLELSKLDLWTLNEVRYFNSILPHDERQAQVALWAANLHVRLNNKKESATMALKVAISYPNSPLVPDALYLQATIQTEKLGKHHKAVTNFLAVVDKYPTHSIAPMSLFSAAKTQSEKNKRHSESVRTIQRFIDEYPDDENVVEVIFYAAKILRDKIKDPSKARTYYHLVVNKYPTNPRGAEALEAAGNVAEKKLKDISSAIRDYLAVSEKYPRDDRAIKLLLKAAELQQKKQKNLSAAVITLQKIVKNYPSYKDVKKVNKKISKLKEKISKG
- a CDS encoding oligopeptide transporter, OPT family → MSSHTDSNSVKIIPYISAGTNLPEITVRAVILGILLAVILSGANAYLGLFAGLTVSASIPAAVISMAVLRFFKNSNILENNIVQTAASSGESVAAGVIFTIPALVMLNYWTEFNYWQTTLIAGLGGMIGVLFTIPLRRALIVEAKLLYPEGIATAEILKTGDRGGSRIKYLVWSSLAGAAIKFSETGLHLWSATWESARYVMGTIAYFGVNLSPALISVGYIIGLNIATLVFAGGVMSWLIAIPIYVWVNGIPVGEAVDAAGTIWSTKIRFLGVGSMVVGGLWALINLRKPLSQGIRSGMQAFHGDKNGTDSAISRLERDIPMKWVMIAILVSVVPLFILYFVLVGNLFISGIMAVLMIIAGFLFSAVAAYMAGLVGSSNNPISGVTIATILTSAALLAVLMGTDSAVGPAAAILIGSVVACAAAIGGDVLQDLKAGQLLGATPWKQQVMEGVGVIAAAFVMAPVLNLLLDAYGIGIATAAHPNPLIAPQSTLMASVAKGVFQGGLPMNLIYIGGVIAVGIIILDKYLEKKGSEFRTPVLAVAVGIYLPLELSSAIFIGGLVAYAAAKHLNKKIETAPESEREKIEEKKEDNLGNGILFASGLITGEALVGILMAIPIVVYQDGDVFSLISNPIALPGIVAVGLVVYFLYKVSRGKDES
- a CDS encoding endonuclease/exonuclease/phosphatase family protein, with product MDGKFSDWEGIAFVHNDVVGDVAEGSIDFGGIKITNDLKYIYLYIELNQDVNLQSSLNTDLYIDTDFDESTGLSIGGIGAELKWNFAAKTGMFYTDSDSVSVTQSNVDLFTFPTVSSDTFEIAFGLDVKPDNVNELFPTSQIRFILADIDSGDVAPDFEGGIGYQMEQVIDEMTAPLGIQKTDSTHLRFLTWNVRRDDLFNPDLYGEYNRVLNAIKPDIISFQEIYDHNSDEIHDLMETILPSNAGESWFTQIDQNDIALASRYEITGSWLPNSGNRAFLVNLSPTYVKDILIIGAHPPCCANDAERQNEMDGIMAFLRDARLRNGEVQLEENTPVILAGDLNLVGDKRQLETLLTGNILDNSTWGTDFNPDWDNSALADAIPVHTNLTHTFTWQNENSPFSPGRLDYIIYTDSVLKMEKTFVLRTEEMKSDTLSLYGLMLDDTRFASDHLPVVADFSLELASVTEVIDSPLNRPGSFILNQNYPNPFNPFTTMEFELQQSGFTNLAVYNIQGQKVATLIQGYINKGIHSVTWNAAGSASGVYFSILTSGEQTEIRKMLLLK